A window of Gambusia affinis linkage group LG03, SWU_Gaff_1.0, whole genome shotgun sequence contains these coding sequences:
- the LOC122828116 gene encoding immediate early response gene 5-like protein: MECAFDAQNLISISLRKIQSSRTQRGGIKLHKNLLVTYVLRNARQFYMSKNSLQTQRTPPYEDAAAVHRRQEYIELTGSFTELADDFYCNFTGVESDTWHCGAHQSSAQPSELAHQDASACAMASPSDSELMVSEACWSCADKSSWELPILNAQANQKTVLDLDTHVVTTVTNGYFHSDCCAQPKQPQAGAQCYTRKRKMDTSYYIVDPEFYLPDFVPVPCKRMRSEDGDDDDGDDLQSDSGQLDSANISNLMSVLGSGGLSEFVSWQQMDLEQIFGTQTICLKHTLLAGSGWTRAIEAF; this comes from the coding sequence ATGGAGTGTGCATTTGACGCACAGAACCTGATCTCCATTTCTTTAAGGAAAATCCAAAGCTCCAGGACGCAGAGAGGCGGCATCAAGCTCCACAAGAACTTGCTGGTAACGTACGTCCTCAGAAACGCCAGGCAGTTTTACATGAGCAAAAACTCACTGCAGACGCAGAGGACACCTCCATACGAGGATGCGGCGGCGGTCCACAGGAGGCAAGAGTACATCGAGCTGACCGGCAGCTTCACGGAGTTGGCTGATGACTTCTACTGCAACTTTACAGGCGTGGAGTCGGACACTTGGCACTGCGGAGCGCACCAGTCCAGCGCACAGCCCTCGGAGCTGGCGCACCAAGACGCCTCTGCGTGCGCAATGGCTTCTCCAAGTGACTCTGAGCTCATGGTTTCAGAAGCCTGCTGGAGCTGCGCGGACAAATCTTCCTGGGAGTTACCCATCCTGAACGCACAAGCCAACCAAAAGACCGTCCTGGACTTGGACACGCATGTGGTGACAACTGTCACGAACGGATACTTCCACTCAGACTGTTGCGCGCAGCCAAAACAGCCGCAGGCGGGCGCGCAGTGCTACACCAGAAAGCGAAAGATGGACACAAGTTATTATATTGTTGACCCGGAGTTTTATTTGCCGGACTTTGTGCCCGTGCCGTGCAAGAGGATGAGGAGTGaggatggtgatgatgatgacggCGATGATTTACAATCGGACTCGGGACAGCTGGACAGCGCGAACATCTCCAACCTGATGTCGGTTTTGGGATCAGGTGGGCTGTCTGAGTTTGTGAGTTGGCAGCAGATGGACCTTGAGCAGATATTCGGCACTCAGacaatttgtttaaaacacaCACTGTTGGCAGGCAGTGGTTGGACCAGAGCAATCGAAGCGTTTTGA
- the LOC122828118 gene encoding carnitine O-acetyltransferase-like, with translation MLGVIVRAALRPGIANPCRLLRAVTQISERSFVHQEGLPKLPVPPLKQTCERYLAALEPIVSEEELEHTRVLIQEFLKSGVGERLQKGLERRARKTDNWLSEWWMQSAYLDCRMPVAVYTSTGVALPRMHFEDRQGQMRFAAKLIAGVLDFKRMVDTETLPVQYLNGKPLCMDQYYQILSTCRIPGPKRDTVVHYSGGTTPPSHVTVVHNFQFFVLDVYNSDGTPLTVDQLTMQLEKIWNSSLQTNKEPIGILTSQHRNTWGKAYNNLIKDRTNKESVRAIQKSIFTVCLDAPMLRVSDEMYLSRVAAQMLHGGGTRWNSGNRWFDKTLQFIVGEDGTCGLVYEHAPAEGPPIVFLIDYVVKYMQRPEMVRSPMVPLPMPQKLRFNITPEIKRDIEKAKQNMNIMVQYLDVKVLTFSHFGKNLPKQHELSPDAFVQMALQLAYFRMYGLCCPTYESATLRMFKYGRTEAIRSTTVDSLKFVQAMQDPSKQNKERFALLQKAVQTHKENTHNAIHGQAIDRHLLGLKMLSIEDLTSMPEIFMDTSYAVAHHFNLYTSQVGSKTDCVMCFGPMVPDGYGVCYNPMDEHINIAITAFNSCEDTNAANFAQAVKKALLDMRALLTETAAARQ, from the exons ATGTTGGGGGTTATCGTCAGAGCTGCG CTGCGTCCAGGCATTGCCAATCCATGCCGTTTACTCAGAGCGGTAACGCAGATATCAGAGAGGTCCTTTGTTCATCAGGAAGGTTTGCCCAAGCTGCCTGTTCCACCTCTGAAGCAGACATGTGAGCGCTACCTGGCCGCCTTGGAGCCTATCGTCAGCGAGGAAGAACTGGAACACACTCGTGTTCTGATACAGGAGTTCCTGAAGAGTGGAGTAGGAGAACGGCTCCAGAAGGGGCTCGAGAGACGCGCTAGAAAGACGGATAACTGG CTGTCAGAATGGTGGATGCAATCAGCATACCTGGACTGTCGCATGCCTGTGGCCGTCTACACGAGCACTGGAGTCGCTCTGCCTCGAATGCACTTTGAAGACCGCCAAGGGCAGATGAG GTTTGCTGCCAAACTCATCGCGGGGGTTTTGGACTTTAAAAGAATGGTCGACAC AGAAACTCTGCCTGTCCAGTATCTGAATGGGAAGCCTCTGTGCATGGACCAGTATTACCAGATCCTGTCCACATGCCGTATTCCTGGACCAAAGAGAGATACGGTGGTGCATTACTCTGGAGGGACGACACCTCCTAGTCACGTTACCGTGGTCCACAACTTTCAG ttttttgttttagatgtttaCAACAGTGATGGCACACCACTGACAGTAGATCAGCTCACCATGCAGCTGGAGAAGATCTGGaattcttctttgcaaactAATAAAGAACCAATTGGCATCCTGACATCGCAGCACCGCAACACCTGGGGAAAAGCTTACAACAACCTAATAAAGG ACAGGACAAATAAGGAGTCGGTCCGTGCCATCCAGAAGAGcatatttacagtttgtttggATGCTCCGATGCTCCGGGTGTCAGATGAGATGTATCTGAGCCGCGTGGCAGCCCAGATGCTCCACGGAGGTGGGACTCGGTGGAACAGTGGCAACCGCTGGTTTGATAAAACGCTGCAG TTTATTGTCGGCGAGGACGGCACGTGTGGGCTGGTCTACGAGCACGCACCTGCTGAGGGTCCGCCTATCGTGTTCCTCATCGACTACGTTGTTAAATACAT GCAAAGACCTGAAATGGTTCGCTCTCCTATGGTTCCTCTGCCCATGCCTCAGAAGCTACGTTTCAACATCACGCCAGAGATCAAGAGAGACATAGAAAAAGCCAAGCAGAATATGAACAT aatgGTGCAGTACTTGGACGTGAAGGTGctcacattttctcattttgggAAAAATTTGCCAAAGCAGCATGAGCTGAGTCCAGATGCGTTTGTGCAAATGGCTCTACAGCTGGCTTACTTCAG gATGTACGGTCTTTGCTGTCCTACTTATGAGAGCGCAACACTTAGAATGTTCAAATACGGACGCACAGAAGCAATCCGTTCCACTACTGTGGATTCACTTAAGTTTGTTCAGGCAATGCAAGACCCATCTAAGCAG AACAAGGAGAGGTTTGCTCTGTTGCAGAAGGCAGTTCAAACTCACAAGGAAAACACGCACAAT gCAATCCATGGACAGGCTATCGACAGACATCTGCTCGGGCTAAAAATGCTGAGTATTGAAGATTTGACCTCTATGCCTGAGATATTCATGGACACCTCTTATGCAGTAGCTCATCATTTTAACCTCTATACTAGCCag GTTGGCTCCAAGACAGACTGCGTGATGTGTTTCGGTCCAATGGTGCCAGATGGCTACGGGGTGTGTTACAATCCCATGGATGAGCATATCAACATCGCGATCACGGCCTTCAACAGCTGTGAGGACACGAACGCTGCCAACTTCGCCCAGGCTGTAAAGAAAGCGTTGTTGGACATGAGAGCTCTCCTCACAGAAACAGCCGCGGCCAGACAGTGA
- the adamts13 gene encoding A disintegrin and metalloproteinase with thrombospondin motifs 13 has product MFIMTAVCLLLLLPGFGALMGSPRDEPQEKVSALDSSADTTVSDRLRRSTLIPDITHLELLVVVGPDVQQVHKQDTERYILTNLNIASELLRDMTLGANMRVHLVRMIILSEPEPEIQMSTNITSSLRSVCDWGRRINPSNDSDPLHADLLLYITRYDLELPNGNKQVRGVTQLGGVCSSDWSCVITEDTGFDLGITIAHEVGHSFGIDHDGSANGCSRSGFMMASDGGYNSVDLTWSPCSRQQLLTFFSEGRAECVKDFPALKGSLQDWKPGLYYGVDDQCRIAFGSTARACSFSNPDLPACRALSCHVKPEDISSCKRLLVPLLDGTECAPNQWCLKGRCVSPDDFGVSVVVNGSWSSWSGFSSCSRTCGGGVMLRTRECNNPRPAFGGNDCDGPDIEAELCNQLACEQTQLDFMAEQCSQTDPQPLYLLPNTASFYKWIPAISFVKGDEQCRYMCQSDGESFIVSRGSYFADGTRCKSDVSAPYGATAACLRGRCQVFGCDGVLHSGKAWDVCGVCGGDGSTCILISDSYRGGGAKDYNTFLTLPVNATKVHIVNRAPVFTHLAVMVGDQYIVSGSGTMALNTTHPSPLDDDHVQYRLHLTPDLLPEMEEVVVPGPLKQEITVQVYRKYGKEYGEKTNPNISFQFYVPRNKSLTDSSPRGKWALLATPCSVTCGLGIQNNEHVCIDEDTNKLLKPLFCKAPPPPTALHTTCQLPSCPPRWDAGNFGVCSASCGGGFRVRHVGCVQKRESDVVKVPDSDCSADTAPHALEKCNLHHCPARWSVSEPGNCSAVCGPGEAERNVSCIRQEDGLDVEVDHSFCLNQIKPPDLVPCVVDVCPIGWDAKGEERPSLKSGLLPRARQAPVYVWSPVVSQCSRSCGNGTLQIWFSCVDHQTRLGVPDFHCDSSSKPDPHSEMCGFSPCPPMWRSKQGVCSVTCGGGVANRMLYCAREADGEEEEEVLEDYNCSGFPKPTAVVSCNTHSCPARWKVFRTSPCSVSCDLGVAQRKVSCVQFVHGKESVVPEDGCRAAVKPATTVPCLVQVCTFKWEVKPWSQCSASCGYGIQSRPVSCMGPPKPEPLSPLFCMHMPKPITIRGCDTGSCRDVALNKTTQTLKANSTEKALPSPPPVHKDASRRRLGSLPPRPTETRAIKETTTATPTPRPDACGLLLLEESGTVDLHNAPSRCTVSIGRPLDEVISITLIASSLDCRKREYVAFFDRLAFVRKCVQAAGSELTTRTNVLLVRQSLVTPGNGVVFTYRSKKNTKRSHHQDCDVQLFSPSGIFENPVTSNTSLTCRVLINAPPSVKIRIQALHIALPFNTTSAQSTYIMIRDMDVLKTNVFNGQQLFLWHSSGNMAEVEFHGDYLYSKGTFRAEYSFVRL; this is encoded by the exons atgtttattatgacTGCGGTCTGTCTCCTGCTCCTACTGCCTGGCTTCGGCGCTCTAATGGGATCTCCTCGGGATGAG CCACAGGAAAAAGTCTCCGCTCTAGATTCCTCTGCAGACACTACAG TAAGCGACCGTTTGCGTCGCTCAACTCTGATTCCTGACATCACGCATCTGGAGCTGCTGGTGGTTGTGGGGCCGGACGTCCAGCAGGTCCACAAGCAGGACACGGAACGATACATCCTTACCAACCTCAATATC GCCTCTGAGCTGTTGAGAGACATGACCCTGGGTGCCAACATGAGGGTTCACCTGGTTCGCATGATCATCCTATCGGAGCCAGAG CCAGAGATCCAAATGTCCACCAACATCACCTCGTCTCTGAGAAGTGTGTGTGACTGGGGCAGAAGGATCAACCCCTCAAATGACTCAGACCCGCTACACGCCGACCTCCTGCTATATATAACGAG GTATGACTTGGAGCTGCCCAATGGGAACAAGCAGGTCAGAGGGGTGACACAGCTGGGAGGGGTCTGCTCCAGCGACTGGAGCTGTGTGATCACAGAGGACACAGGCTTCGACCTGGGCATCACCATCGCTCATGAAGTCGGCCACAG CTTCGGAATCGACCATGACGGATCGGCGAACGGCTGCAGTCGGAGCGGCTTCATGATGGCCTCGGATGGAGGCTACAACAGCGTGGATCTGACCTGGTCCCCCTGCAGCAGACAGCAGCTTCTCACCTTCTTCAG TGAAGGGAGAGCTGAATGTGTGAAGGATTTCCCCGCACTGAAAGGCTCCCTGCAGGACTGGAAGCCCGGGCTGTATTACGGAGTTGACGACCAGTGTCGCATAGCCTTCGGCAGCACTGCCAGAGCCTGCTCTTTCTCCAATCCTGACCTG CCGGCTTGCCGTGCTCTGTCTTGTCATGTTAAACCCGAAGACATCAGCTCCTGTAAACGCCTCCTGGTTCCACTGCTGGATGGAACAGAGTGCGCACCCAACCAG TGGTGTCTGAAGGGACGCTGTGTGTCCCCAGACGACTTCGGCGTCTCTGTCGTAGTCAACGGCTCCTGGTCCAGCTGGTCTGGGTTTTCCTCCTGCTCCCGGACTTGTGGCGGAGGGGTCATGCTCCGTACCAGGGAATGCAACAACCCAAG ACCTGCTTTTGGAGGGAATGACTGTGACGGCCCAGATATTGAGGCTGAACTTTGTAACCAACTG GCTTGCGAGCAGACCCAGTTGGACTTCATGGCAGAGCAGTGTTCCCAAACAGACCCCCAACCCTTATATTTGCTTCCCAACACTGCCTCCTTCTACAAATGGATCCCCGCTATCAGCTTTGTCAAAG GAGATGAGCAGTGCAGATACATGTGTCAGTCAGATGGAGAGAGCTTCATTGTGAGCCGTGGGTCTTATTTTGCGGATGGGACTCGCTGCAAGTCAGACGTTTCAGCTCCTTACGGCGCAACAGCTGCTTGTCTGCGAGGGAGATGCCAG GTGTTTGGCTGCGATGGCGTGCTGCACTCTGGGAAGGCGTGGGATGTGTGCGGGGTGTGTGGTGGAGATGGGTCCACCTGCATTTTGATATCCGACTCGTACAGAGGCGGTGGTGCCAAAG ACTACAACACTTTTCTCACTCTGCCGGTGAATGCCACGAAGGTCCATATTGTCAACAGGGCGCCTGTCTTCACTCATTTAG CTGTGATGGTTGGGGATCAGTACATCGTGTCTGGATCGGGGACCATGGCTCTGAATACCACCCATCCTTCACCACTAGATGATGATCATGTACAGTACCGCCTTCACCTGACTCCTGACCTTTTACCTGAGATGGAAGAGGTGGTAGTACCTGGACCTCTGAAACAGGAGATAACCGTACAG gtcTATCGCAAATATGGCAAAGaatatggggaaaaaacaaatccaaacattAGCTTTCAGTTTTATGTGCCAAGAAACAAGTCTTTGACAGACAGCTCACCTAGAGGCAAATGGGCTCTGTTAGCAACACCCTGCTCTGTCACTTGTGGATTGg GTATACAGAACAATGAGCATGTCTGCATAGATGAAGACACCAACAAGCTTTTGAAGCCACTCTTCTGTAAAGCCCCTCCTCCACCTACAGCACTACACACAACCTGTCAGCTTCCATCCTGTCCCCCCAG GTGGGATGCAGGAAATTTTGGGGTTTGCAGTGCCTCCTGTGGTGGCGGATTTCGGGTGCGTCACGTGGGATGTGTTCAAAAGCGTGAATCTGATGTGGTAAAGGTTCCCGATTCAGATTGCTCCGCGGACACCGCTCCCCACGCTTTGGAGAAATGTAACCTGCACCACTGCCCTGCCAG ATGGTCTGTCTCAGAGCCGGGGAACTGCTCTGCTGTGTGTGGACCTGGGGAAGCAGAACGCAACGTGTCTTGCATCCGGCAGGAAGACGGCTTAGATGTCGAGGTGGACCATAGCTTTTGTTTAAATCAGATCAAACCTCCAGATTTGGTGCCATGTGTGGTGGATGTCTGCCCCATCGGGTGGGACGCTAAGGGGGAG GAGCGGCCCAGTTTAAAGTCTGGCCTGCTTCCACGCGCCAGACAGGCTCCTGTGTATGTCTGGAGCCCCGTAGTCAGCCAGTGTTCGAGGAGCTGTGGGAATG GAACCCTACAGATTTGGTTTTCTTGTGTGGATCACCAGACCAGACTGGGGGTCCCTGACTTCCACTGTGACTCCTCCAGCAAACCAGATCCGCACTCTGAGATGTGTGGTTTTTCTCCCTGCCCTCCAAT GTGGCGCTCTAAGCAAGGAGTCTGCAGCGTAACGTGTGGAGGAGGGGTAGCCAACAGAATGCTGTACTGTGCTAGAGAGGcagatggagaggaggaggaggaggtgttGGAGGATTACAACTGCAGCGGCTTTCCCAAACCAACAGCAGTGGTTTCATGTAATACTCACAGCTGCCCTGCAAG GTGGAAGGTATTTAGGACATCGCCTTGCTCTGTGTCCTGCGACCTGGGTGTAGCTCAGAGGAAAGTGTCCTGTGTCCAGTTTGTTCACGGGAAGGAGAGCGTGGTGCCAGAGGACGGCTGCCGAGCAGCTGTCAAACCTGCCACCACTGTGCCTTGCCTGGTGCAAGTGTGCACCTTCAAGTGGGAGGTGAAACCATGGAGCCAG TGTTCAGCATCCTGTGGATACGGTATCCAGTCCCGACCTGTGTCCTGTATGGGCCCCCCTAAGCCTGAGCCCCTCAGCCCTCTGTTTTGCATGCACATGCCCAAACCGATCACAATCAGAGGCTGCGACACGGGCAGCTGCAGAGACGTGGCCTTGAACAAGACCACTCAAACCCTGAAAGCAAACTCCACAGAAAAGGctcttccctctcctcctccggTTCATAAAGATGCGTCACGGCGCCGCCTGGGCAGCCTTCCTCCGCGGCCAACAGAGACCAGGGCCATCAAAGAGACCACCACAGCCACTCCAACGCCTAGGCCTG ATGCATGTGGACTTCTACTGCTGGAGGAATCGGGCACGGTGGATTTACACAATGCGCCGAGCAGATGCACAGTGTCGATAGGTCGACCTCTCGACGAGGTCATCAGCATCACACTCATAGCCAGCTCTTTGGATTGCAGAAAAC GGGAATACGTGGCGTTTTTCGATCGTCTGGCTTTCGTGAGGAAGTGTGTACAGGCAGCAGGCAGTGAACTGACCACCAGAACCAATGTCCTGCTTGTCCGGCAAAGTCTGGTCACTCCTGGAAATGGGGTTGTGTTTACCTACAGATCGAAGAAGAATACGAAAAGGAGTCACCATCAGG ATTGCGATGTTCAGCTATTTTCCCCCAGCGGCATTTTTGAGAATCCAGTTACGTCCAACACCAGCCTCACCTGCCGAGTGCTCATCAACGCCCCTCCCTCGGTGAAGATCAGGATCCAGGCGCTCCACATAGCGCTACCATTCAACACCACCAGCGCCCAGTCCACATATATCATG ATCCGAGACATGGATGTCTTAAAGACCAACGTGTTTAACGGCCAGCAGCTGTTCCTGTGGCACTCCTCTGGAAATATGGCTGAGGTTGAATTTCATGGCGACTACCTGTATTCCAAAGGAACCTTCAGAGCTGAATACTCCTTTGTGCGACTTTAA